The following are encoded in a window of Physeter macrocephalus isolate SW-GA chromosome 9, ASM283717v5, whole genome shotgun sequence genomic DNA:
- the ZNF462 gene encoding zinc finger protein 462 isoform X7 → MMEVLQCDGCDFRAPSYEDLKAHIQDVHTAFLQPTDVAEDDANEPRSGSMNASNQTEVEFSSIKDEFVIAEDLSGQNATALGTGSYYGHSPGYYGQHIASNPKPTNKFFQCKFCVRYFRSKNLLIEHTRKVHGAQAEGSSAGPPVPGSLNYNIMMHEGFGKVFSCQFCTYKSPRRARIIKHQKMYHKNNLKETTAPPPDPAPMPDPVVPPVSLQDPCKELPAEVVERSILESMVKPLTKSRGNFCCEWCSYQTPRRERWCDHMMKKHRSMVKILSSLRQQQEGTNLPDVQNKSAPSPTSNSTYLSMNAASRELPNTNVSTFRGSIGNSIMRPNSSSASKFSPMSYPQMKPKSPHNSGLVNLAERSRYGMTDMTNSSADLETNSMLNDSSSEEELNEIDSENGLTALDHQTAGMSAEQLMGSEGNKLLETKGIPFRRFMNRFQCPFCPFLTMHRRSISRHIENIHLSGKTAVYKCDECPFTCKSSLKLGAHKQCHTGTTSDWDAVNSQSESMASPLHEGVVSYENSSINGRKSGVVLEPLQQQQPPPPPPPPPPPPSQPQPPQLQPPHQVPPPPLPPAQAPPLHPYKCTMCNYSTTTLKGLRVHQQHKHSFCDNLPKFEGQPSSLPADSETDSHPSSSNTVKKSQTSILGLSSKNNFVAKASRKLANDFPLDLSPVKKRTRIDEIASNLQSRINQTKQQEDAVINVEDDEEEEEDNEVEIEVELDREEEPPEPVLEVATSFSAQQIWARDVPEPQKEPNFRTVTHDYNAANGAEIELTLSEDEEDYYGSSTNMKDHQVSSATLLNTQTPIYGTEHGNENADFSDSGRLYYCKHCDFNNKSARSVSTHYQRMHPYIKFSFRYILDPNDHSAVYRCLECYIDYTNFEDLQQHYGEHHPEAMNVLNFDHSDLIYRCRFCSYTSPNVRSLMPHYQRMHPTVKINNAMIFSSYVVEQQEGPNTESQTLREILNSAPKNMAASAAVARGGGVPAPFPKNTPSKTFPPECENQKDPSVSTVVVYDCDVCSFASPNMHSVLVHYQKKHPEEKASYFRIQKTMRMVSVDRGSALSRLSFEVGAPVSPKISAMGSPPPPPPPPPDLGTELYYCKHCSYSNRSVVGVLVHYQKRHPEIKVTAKYIRQAPPTAAMTRGADGPQGSPRAPAPRQQLSRSGSERDGPPAESEMFFCQHCDYGNRTVKGVLIHYQKKHRDFKANADVIRQHTATIRSLCDRNQKKPAGCVLVPPSNVERDRTKLRALKCRQCSYTSPYFYALRKHIKKDHPALKATVTSIMRWAFLDGLIEAGYHCEWCIYSHTDPNGLLLHYQRRHPEHYVDYTYMATKLWAGPDPSPPSLTMPAEAKTYRCRDCVFEAVSIWDITNHYQAFHPWAMNGDESVLLDIIKEKDAVENPIPPPEELVGPVNCENSMPAPLPEQDAECPEDARLSPEKSLQLASANPAISSTPYQCTVCQSEYNNLHGLLTHYGKKHPGMKVKAADFAQDIDINPGAVYKCRHCPYINTRIHGVLTHYQKRHPSIKVTAEDFVHDVEQSADIAQNDVEETSRIFKQGYGAYRCKLCPYTHGTLEKLKIHYEKYHNQPEFDVFSQSPPKLPVTLEPEITTEVSPSQVSATEDEVGEEPVSTSHFATSHLVSHTVFRCQLCKYFCSTRKGIARHYRIKHNNVRAQPEGKNNLFKCALCAYTNPIRKGLAAHYQKRHDIDAYYTHCLAASRTISDKPNKVIIPSPPKDDSPQLSEELRRAVEKKKCSLCPFQSFSKKGIVSHYMKRHPGVFPKKQHASKLGGYFTAVYADEHEKPVLMEEEERGGFEKAEVEGSEGQEIEWLPFRCIKCFKLSFSTAELLCMHYTDHHSRDLKRDFVILGSGPRPQSSAYQCKHCDSKLQSTAELTSHLNIHNEEFQKRAKRQERRKQLLSKQKYADGAFADFKQERPFGHLEEVPKIKERKVVGYKCKFCVEVHPTLRAICNHLRKHVQYGSVPAVSAAVKQEAEDPSHLFLDGLEAAKDASGALVDRVDGEHCLLDGMLEDETRPGGYHCSQCDRVLMSMQGLRSHERSHLALAMFTREDKYSCQYCSFVSAFRHNLDRHMQTHHGHHKPFRCKLCSFKSSYNSRLKTHILKAHAGEHAYKCSWCSFSTMTISQLKEHSLKVHGKALTLPRPRIVSLLSSHAHHSSSQKATPAEEVEDSNAAIL, encoded by the exons ATGATGGAGGTGCTTCAGTGCGATGGCTGTGACTTCAGAGCCCCGTCTTACGAAGATCTCAAGGCGCATATCCAGGATGTCCACACGGCATTTCTGCAGCCGACGGACGTTGCCGAAGACGATGCGAATGAGCCGCGATCTGGGTCCATGAATGCCAGTAACCAGACAGAGGTGGAGTTTTCGTCTATAAAGGATGAATTTGTGATTGCAGAGGACTTATCAG GTCAAAATGCAACTGCATTGGGGACCGGAAGTTACTATGGCCATAGTCCAGGATATTACGGTCAGCATATTGCCTCTAATCCCAAACCAACAAACAAGTTTTTTCAATGCAAGTTCTGCGTACGCTACTTCAGGTCAAAAAACCTCCTCATTGAACACACTAGGAAGGTCCACGGAGCTCAAGCTGAAGGGAGTTCGGCGGGACCCCCTGTTCCAGGATCCTTAAATTATAATATCATGATGCACGAGGGATTCGGAAAGGTCTTCTCTTGCCAGTTTTGCACATACAAGTCACCAAGGAGGGCAAGGATAATTAAGCATCAGAAGATGTATCACAAAAACAATTTGAAGGAGACCACTGCTCCTCCCCCTGACCCTGCTCCGATGCCAGACCCAGTGGTCCCACCCGTGTCCCTGCAGGACCCCTGCAAGGAGCTGCCGGCGGAGGTCGTGGAGCGCAGCATCCTAGAATCTATGGTCAAGCCTCTGACCAAGTCTCGAGGCAACTTTTGCTGTGAGTGGTGCAGCTATCAGACCCCCCGCCGGGAACGCTGGTGTGACCACATGATGAAGAAACACCGCAGCATGGTCAAGATCCTGTCCAGCCTCAGGCAGCAGCAAGAAGGGACTAATCTGCCTGATGTGCAGAACAAGAGCGCCCCCAGCCCCACTTCTAACTCCACCTACCTGTCTATGAATGCTGCCAGCCGGGAGCTACCCAACACTAACGTCTCCACCTTCAGGGGCTCCATCGGCAACTCCATCATGAGACCCAATTCTTCTTCCGCTTCCAAGTTTTCGCCCATGTCTTACCCTCAGATGAAGCCGAAGTCACCTCACAATTCTGGCCTCGTCAACTTGGCGGAGAGATCCCGTTACGGAATGACTGACATGACCAATTCTTCTGCCGACCTGGAAACTAACAGCATGCTGAATGACTCTAGTTCCGAGGAAGAGTTAAATGAAATAGACAGTGAGAATGGCTTAACTGCTCTGGATCATCAGACAGCAGGCATGTCCGCGGAGCAGCTGATGGGCTCAGAGGGCAACAAATTATTGGAGACCAAGGGGATCCCATTTAGAAGATTCATGAATAGGTTCCAGTGCCCCTTTTGTCCGTTCCTCACCATGCATCGACGTAGCATCTCCCGTCACATAGAAAACATCCACTTATCCGGAAAGACAGCCGTCTACAAATGTGATGAATGTCCATTTACTTGCAAGAGCTCGTTAAAACTCGGGGCTCACAAACAGTGTCACACGGGTACAACGTCAGACTGGGATGCTGTGAATTCCCAGAGTGAAAGCATGGCTTCCCCGCTGCACGAAGGTGTCGTGTCTTACGAGAACTCGAGCATCAACGGCAGAAAGTCGGGGGTCGTGCTGGAGCCCctgcagcagcaacagccgcccccgcccccgccgccgccgcccccgcctcCGTCACAGCCTCAGCCGCCGCAGCTACAGCCACCCCATCAGGtgccgcccccgcccctgccgcccgcgcaggccccgcccctgcACCCCTACAAGTGCACCATGTGTAATTACTCCACCACGACTCTGAAAGGGCTGAGGGTTCATCAGCAGCACAAACACTCCTTCTGCGATAACTTGCCAAAATTCGAGGGGCAGCCCTCCAGCCTGCCAGCGGACAGCGAGACAGACAGCCACCCCTCTTCCAGCAACACTGTGAAGAAAAGTCAGACCTCAATTCTTGGGTTGTCCTCCAAGAACAATTTTGTAGCTAAGGCCTCTAGGAAACTCGCTAATGACTTTCCTCTCGACTTATCGCCCGTGAAGAAGAGGACCCGGATTGACGAGATAGCAAGCAACCTGCAGAGCAGAATTAACCAAACCAAACAGCAGGAAGATGCAGTGATCAACGTGGAGGATgacgaggaggaagaggaagacaaCGAAGTGGAGATTGAGGTGGAGCTGGACCGGGAAGAAGAGCCGCCAGAGCCCGTCCTGGAGGTGGCCACGTCCTTCTCAGCGCAGCAGATCTGGGCGAGAGATGTCCCTGAGCCCCAGAAGGAGCCCAACTTCAGAACTGTCACCCACGATTACAACGCCGCCAATGGGGCTGAGATAGAGCTCACCCTTTCTGAAGATGAAGAGGATTATTATGGCTCCTCCACGAACATGAAAGATCACCAGGTTTCCAGCGCTACTCTGCTCAACACCCAGACTCCTATCTACGGAACTGAGCACGGTAATGAAAATGCGGACTTTAGTGACTCGGGAAGGCTTTATTATTGCAAACACTGTGACTTTAACAACAAATCTGCCCGGAGCGTCAGCACCCACTACCAGCGCATGCACCCGTACATTAAATTCAGCTTCAGGTACATCTTGGACCCCAACGATCACAGCGCAGTGTACAGGTGCCTGGAATGCTACATCGATTACACCAACTTCGAAGACCTGCAGCAGCATTACGGCGAACACCACCCAGAAGCCATGAACGTCCTCAACTTCGACCACTCGGACCTGATCTACCGGTGCCGGTTTTGTTCCTACACGAGCCCCAACGTCCGAAGCCTGATGCCACATTACCAGAGAATGCATCCCACCGTTAAGATTAACAATGCGATGATATTTTCGAGCTACGTGGTGGAGCAGCAGGAGGGGCCGAACACGGAGTCCCAGACGCTGAGGGAGATCCTGAATTCGGCTCCCAAGAACATGGCCGCGTCCGCTGCCGTGGCCCGTGGCGGCGGGGTGCCGGCTCCGTTCCCTAAAAACACCCCTTCCAAGACCTTTCCTCCAGAATGTGAAAATCAGAAGGACCCCTCGGTCAGCACCGTTGTCGTGTACGATTGTGACGTTTGCTCCTTCGCGAGCCCCAACATGCACTCTGTGTTGGTTCATTATCAGAAGAAACACCCGGAAGAAAAGGCCTCCTACTTTAGGATCCAGAAAACCATGCGAATGGTGTCTGTGGACAGGGGCTCTGCCCTTTCTCGGTTGTCATTTGAGGTGGGTGCTCCAGTGTCTCCCAAAATATCCGCCATGggttccccaccccccccaccgcccccgccaCCAGACCTCGGTACCGAGCTTTACTACTGCAAACACTGCTCCTACAGCAATCGGTCAGTTGTGGGAGTCCTTGTCCACTACCAGAAAAGACACCCAGAGATAAAGGTTACCGCCAAATATATCAGACAGGCTCCTCCCACAGCCGCAATGACGCGAGGGGCCGATGGGCCCCAAGGCTCCCCCCGGGCACCGGCCCCCAGGCAGCAGCTCAGCCGGAGCGGCTCCGAGAGAGACGGCCCTCCCGCGGAGAGTGAGATGTTCTTCTGCCAGCACTGTGATTACGGGAACCGCACCGTCAAAGGTGTCCTCATCCATTATCAGAAGAAGCACCGAGACTTCAAGGCCAACGCGGACGTGATCCGGCAGCACACGGCCACCATCCGAAGCCTCTGCGACCGTAACCAGAAGAAGCCTGCCGGGTGCGTGCTGGTCCCCCCCTCGAACGTGGAGCGGGACAGAACGAAGCTCCGGGCGCTCAAGTGTCGGCAGTGCTCGTACACCTCCCCCTACTTTTATGCACTGAGGAAGCATATCAAGAAAGACCACCCTGCCCTGAAGGCCACAGTCACGTCCATCATGCGGTGGGCATTTCTAGATGGCTTGATAGAAGCTGGCTACCACTGCGAGTGGTGCATTTATTCCCACACAGATCCCAACGGTTTGCTCCTCCATTACCAGAGGAGGCATCCCGAGCATTACGTTGATTATACGTACATGGCCACCAAGCTCTGGGCTGGGCCAGacccatcccctccctctctcacgATGCCAGCTGAAGCCAAAACGTACAGATGCCGAGACTGTGTTTTTGAGGCCGTCTCCATCTGGGACATCACCAATCACTACCAAGCGTTCCACCCCTGGGCCATGAATGGGGACGAGTCCGTGCTGCTGGATATCATCAAGGAGAAAGATGCTGTCGAGAATCCCATCCCTCCACCTGAAGAGCTCGTGGGCCCTGTGAATTGTGAAAACAGTATGCCTGCCCCGCTCCCCGAGCAGGACGCTGAATGCCCCGAGGATGCCAGGCTTTCCCCAGAGAAGAGCCTCCAGCTAGCGTCAGCCAACCCCGCCATCTCCTCTACCCCGTACCAGTGCACCGTGTGCCAGTCTGAGTATAACAACCTGCACGGCCTTCTGACCCATTATGGGAAGAAGCACCCAGGCATGAAAGTGAAGGCTGCTGACTTTGCCCAGGATATCGACATCAACCCGGGCGCCGTCTACAAGTGCAGGCATTGCCCCTACATCAACACCCGCATCCACGGTGTCCTGACCCACTACCAGAAGCGACACCCGTCCATCAAGGTGACTGCCGAGGACTTCGTGCACGATGTGGAGCAGTCCGCCGACATAGCCCAGAACGACGTGGAGGAGACGAGCAGGATCTTCAAGCAAGGGTACGGCGCCTACCGCTGCAAACTGTGTCCCTACACGCACGGCACTTTGGAGAAGCTCAAAATCCACTATGAGAAGTATCACAACCAGCCTGAATTCGATGTCTTTTCCCAGTCTCCCCCGAAGCTGCCCGTGACCCTCGAGCCCGAGATAACCACGGAAGTGAGCCCCTCCCAAGTCTCTGCGACCGAGGACGAGGTGGGGGAGGAGCCCGTGTCCACGTCTCACTTCGCTACCTCGCACCTGGTGTCCCACACTGTGTTCCGGTGCCAGCTCTGCAAGTACTTTTGCTCCACGCGGAAGGGCATAGCCCGGCACTACCGCATCAAGCACAACAACGTGCGCGCCCAGCCTGAGGGCAAGAACAACCTCTTCAAGTGCGCCCTGTGTGCCTACACCAACCCCATCCGCAAAGGGCTGGCCGCCCACTACCAGAAGCGCCACGACATCGACGCCTACTACACCCACTGCCTGGCGGCCTCCAGGACCATCAGCGACAAGCCCAACAAGGTGATCATCCCGTCGCCGCCCAAGGACGACTCCCCGCAGCTCAGCGAGGAGCTCCGGCGCGCCGTGGAGAAGAAGAAGTGCTCTCTGTGCCCCTTCCAGTCCTTCAGCAAGAAGGGCATCGTGTCCCACTACATGAAGCGCCACCCGGGGGTGTTCCCCAAGAAGCAGCACGCCAGCAAGTTGGGGGGCTACTTCACCGCCGTCTACGCCGACGAGCACGAGAAGCCGGTGCTgatggaagaggaggagagaggcggCTTCGAGAAAGCCGAGGTGGAGGGGAGCGAAGGGCAGGAAATCGAGTGGCTCCCGTTCCGCTGCATCAAGTGCTTCAAGCTGTCCTTCAGCACGGCGGAGCTGCTGTGCATGCATTACACGGACCACCACAGCCGGGACCTCAAGAGGGACTTCGTCATCCTGGGCAGCGGCCCCCGCCCGCAGAGCTCCGCCTACCAGTGCAAGCACTGCGATAGCAAACTGCAAAGCACGGCGGAGCTGACCTCACACTTGAACATTCACAATGAGGAATTCCAGAAGCGTGCCAAACGTCAGGAGAGGAGGAAACAGCTTTTGAGCAAGCAGAAATATGCAGATGGTGCTTTTGCAGATTTCAAACAAGAGAGG CCTTTTGGTCACTTAGAAGAGGTGCCAAAGATCAAGGAGAGGAAGGTGGTGGGCTACAAATGTAAATTCTGTGTGGAAGTGCATCCGACGCTCCGGGCCATCTGCAACCACCTGCGCAAGCACGTCCAGTACGGCAGTGTCCCGGCCGTGTCAGCCGCCGTGAAG CAGGAGGCTGAAGACCCTTCCCACTTGTTCCTGGATGGACTGGAAGCAGCCAAAGATGCCAGTGGCGCCCTGGTGGACCGGGTGGATGGTGAACACTGCTTGCTTGATGGAATGTTGGAGGATGAAACCCGGCCGGGGGGATACCATTGTAGTCAATGTGACAGAGTCCTGATGTCCATGCAGGGGCTGCGTTCTCATGAGAGGAGCCATCTGGCCCTGGCCATGTTTACCCGCGAGGACAAGTACAGCTGCCAGTATTgctcctttgtttctgctttcAGGCACAA TTTGGATCGCCATATGCAAACCCACCACGGACACCATAAACCATTCCGATGCAAACTCTGCTCCTTCAAGTCCTCCTACAACAGCCGGCTGAAGACACACATCCTCAAAGCTCATGCTG